The sequence TCCGGGCACCGGCGGGCGGTCAGTTCCGGAGGCGGACCGGAAGCGTGTCCAGCCCGTGGATGGCGACCGTGTCGCGCCAGACGGGCTCGCCGGCGAGCCGCAGCGCGGGGGAGCGGCGCAGCAGCGTGTCCACCGCCAGCTGCGTCTCCAGCCGGCCGAGGTGCGCGCCGAGGCAGTAGTGCAGGCCCTCGCTGAACGACAGGTGGCGGGGCGCGGGGCTGCGGCCGGCGAACCGGGTGATGTCGAGGCGCTCCGGGTCGGTGTACACGGCCGGGTCCCGGTTGGCGGCGGCGGTCAGGATGACGATGCCCTCGCCGCGGGCGAACGTGTGCCCGGCCACCTCGCGTTCGGCCAGCGCGACCCGGTGGGTGAACTGCACGGGCGGCTCGTAGCGGAGCAGCTCGTCGACGGCGGGCCCGGCCAGCTCGGGGTCGGCGAGCCAGAGCGCGATCTGGTCGGGGTTGCGCAGCAGCGCGACGACACCCTTGCCGATGACGTCGGAGACCGTCTCATACCCGCCGATCAGCAGCCCCGACGCGAGCCCGAGCGCCTCCCGGCCGGTCAGCTCACCGCGGTCCTCGGCCGCGGCCATCCCGGTCAGCATGTCCTCGCGAGGGTCCGCGCGCCGAAGCGCGAGGAGCCCGGCGAAGTACGCCTCGAACTCCAGCATCGCCTCGGACCGGCGGGCCAGGCACTCGGGCGACTGCAGGATGTCCGGGTCGGTGCCACGGACGATCTCCAGCGACCACTTCTGGACCTCGGGGTAGTCCGCGGGCGGGATGCCGAGCAGGTCGCCGATGATCGTCAGCGGCAGCGGCCGCGCGAACGCCTCCATCAGGTCGACCTCGCCGGCCTCGATCGCCGCGTCCAGCAGCGTGCCGACGAGGCCCTCGATCCGGCCGCGCAACCCCTCCGTGGTGCGCGGGACGAAGGCGCGTTTGACCAGCCCGCGAACCCGGGTGTGGGTCGGCGGGTCCATCCGCACCATCGAGCCCGGCACGTCGTCGGGCGCCACCCCCGGGCGGAACGGGTTGATGCCGTCCTCATAGCCGTGGCCCCACAGCGCGTCCGTGAAGACCGCTGAGCATTCCTCGTACCGGGTCGCCATGAGAATATCCGGCCTGATCGGGTACAGTGCGGCGAATTCACGGACGGCCGCGTACCGCGGATACGGATTCGACCGGTGCACGGGATGAAAAGCGTCGAAGACAACCTCTGGCGCAGTGGACACGTCCACGCCCCTCTCTCGGCACGGATGCCTTAGGGTAATTCCGTCAGAATGCCGCCGATGGCCGCCGTTCGGTCCGCCGGGCGGTCGGCGAGAAAAGGGGACGGCCGTGCCGGTCATCGACGCGTGGCTGCAGCACCCGACGCTGCGCCACGCCAACCATGAGATGTTCGAGCCCCTGCGCAGGTGGACCGGGCGCGAGGCGCCGATCGAGGCGCCGCCGGTCGAGGCGACGCTCGCCGAGCTGCGGGCGGCCGACGTGGAGATCGGGCTCACGACCGCCTGGTACGGGCCGCAGGGACCGCTGATCAGCAACGACGAGGTGGCCGGGTTCGTCGCCCAGTCCGGCGGACGCCTGCGCGGGGTGGCCGGCGTCGACCTCACCCGGCCGGTCGAGGCGGTGCGGGAGCTGCGCCGCGCCGTGCGGGAGCTCGGCTTCGTGGCGCTGCGGGTCCTGCCCTGGCTGTGGCAGCTCCCGCCGACCGACCGGCTCTACTACCCGCTGTACGCGGCCTGCGTCGACCTCGGCGTTCCCTTCTGCACCCAGGTCGGCCACACCGGCCCGCTGCGCCCGTCCGAGACCGGGCGGCCCATCCCGTACATCGACCAGGTCGCGCTCGACTTCCCCGAGCTGACCATCGTCTGCGGGCACATCGGCTACCCGTGGACCACCGAGATGATCGCCGTCGCCGACAAGCACGCCGGGGTCTACATCGACACCAGCGCCTACACCACCCGCCGCTACCCGGCGGAGCTGGTGGACTACCTGCGCGGTCGGGGGCGCCACAAGGTCCTCTTCGGCTCGAACTATCCGATGATCACGCCCGCCCGGGCGCTGGAGCACCTGGCGGATCTGGGGCTCGACGAGCAGGCCCGCGAGCTGTTCCTGGCCGGCAACGCCCGCCGCGTCTTCTCGCTGTGAGCACCCCGGTCCGGCGGGCGGCGCCCGTCCAGCGTGGGCGCTCCCGGACGATGGTTCCCGGCCGGACGGCGTTGACCGGCGCCTAGTACGGGAATTACCCGCGGATATTGTCCGCCGTTCACCTGGGAGATGGTTGCGGGTCAGGTCGCGCCGTTCTACCCCCATCGATTGGCGATGGATCCATCGATAGGCGCCGCCGCGGCTGGACGGCCACTATCCGGCGGCCATGATGAAGGGATGTCGGCGACGGCGTCCGAGATTCAGAGCCCGAGCACCGCGCCCGCGCATATCCAGCTGCCCGGGCGGGCGTTCTTACCCGTCGTGCTGGCCGGCACCGGAATGGTCGTGCTCGACATCTTCATCGTCAACGCGGCGATTCCCGCGATCGAGCGCGATTTCCACGCGGGGCCGAACAGCCTCGAGTGGCTGGTCACCGCGTACAACCTCGCGTTCGCGGCGGCGATGATCCTGGGAGGACGCCTCGGCGACTGCTTCGGGCGCCGCCGGGTGTTCGCCGCCGGGCTCGCGCTGTTCACCGGGATGTCGGTGCTGTGCGGCGTCGCCGACGGCACGGCGGCCCTGATCGCGGCCAGGGCCGGGCAGGGGCTGGCGGCGGCGGCGCTCGTGCCGCAGGTCTCGGCGATCCTCAACCTGGCCTATGACGGGCCCGCGCGGGCGCGCGCCTACACCTGCTACGCGCTGACCCTCGGCGGCGCGGCGGTCGCCGGCCAGATCGTCGGGGGTGGCCTGATCGCCGCGGACGTGGCCGGTCTCGGGTGGCGGGCCTGCTTCCTGGTGAACGTGCCGATCGGCGTCGCCGCGCTCGCCCTCACCCGCCGTCACGTGCCGGCCGGCCGGCCGACGGGCGTTCGGCCGCGGCTGGACCTGGTCGGGGCCGCGCTGGTGACCGCCGCGCTCGTCGCCGTCGTGCTGCCACTCGTCGAGGGGCCGGGCGCCGGCTGGCCCTGGTGGTCGTGGGGCTGCCTGGTCGTGGCGGCGGTGCTGTTCGCGGTCCTGGTCGCGGCGCAGCGGCGGATCGCGGCGCGCGGCGGCAGCCCGATCCTGCCGCCGGCCCTGTTCACCGGGCGGACCTTCGTCGTCGGCCTGGTCAACGTCGTCGTGTTCAACGCGTCCGTGGCCTCCTGGTTCTTCGTCCTGGCGCTGTACCTGCAGGACGGGCGGCACCTGAGCCCACTGCGCGCCGGGCTGGTGTTCAGCGCTCTCGGCGGTGGGTTCCTGGTGACGTCGCTGGCTGGCGGCCGGGTGGTCGCCCGGCTCGGGCGCCAGGGGCTCGCGCTCGGCTCCGGGCTGCGCGTCCTGGGCCTGCTGGCGCTGTGGGGGGTCGTCCGCGCGCACGGGACGGGCGGCGGCCTTCTCTGGGTCACGCTGCCCCTGGCGGTCGAGGGCGCGGGGCAGGGCCTCGTGACCGGCCCGCTGATCTCCCGGGTGCTGCTCGGCGTGCGGCCGGCGGTCGCCGGCGCCGGATCCGGCGTGTTGGCCTCCGCGCAGCAGGTGGGGAACTCGATCGGCGTCGCGGTGATCGGCGCGGTGTTCTTCGCGGCCCGGCACGCGGGCGGGTCGATCGCGGACGCGTTCGGCGCCGGTCTGCTCCTGCTCGCGGCGCTGAGCCTGGTCGTCGCGGCGCTGGTCCAACTGCTCCCGAATACACCGGCGCGGGGAGGATGACGCGGCTGGTCGTGAGACGAATACCACTGCGCGGGCAAGGCCGTCGCGTCAGGAAGCCAGCTTCTCTCCATGTCCGCTTCATCTGCGGTTGCACCGGCCTGCCTACAGTCGGGGCGGGAGGTGTGATGGAGACCAAGCTGGAACTCAGACACCTGGTGTATTTCCTGGCGGTCGCGGACGAGCGGCATTTCGGGCGGGCCGCCGCCAAGCTGTTCATCGGCCAACCCACGCTGAGTCAGCAGCTGCAGCGTCTCGAACGCCAGCTCGGCGTGGAACTGTTCGCCCGGACCTCGCACGACGTGCGGCTGACCCCGGCGGGGCACGCCTTTCGCGCCGAGGCCGAGCAGGTACTCGAACACGCGCGCCGCGCCGTGGAGACGGCTCGCGAGGCCGCCTCCGGCCGGGTCGGAAAGATCACGATTGGTTTCAACTTCGCCGCCGGCCAGCAGGTTCTGCGCCCGACCTTACGGCGCCTGTCCAGGGATTACCCGGGACTGTCGACCACTCTCTGGGAAGGCCTCAGCGGCCCCCAGCTCTCGGCCGTGTCCGAGGGCAGGATCGACGTGGCGCTCGTCTATTCCAGTCTCCCGCCCAAGCCCCTGCTGACCCGTCGGGTGTCGACCGCCTCGCTGTCCGCGATGGTGACCCGCCACCATCCCTGGGCCGGCCGGGAGGAGGTCGCCTTCCGCGAGCTCGCCGACCAGCCGATCGTGCTGCCCCGCCGGGAACGCAGCCCCGCCATGTACGACGCGGTGTTCGCCGCCGCGGAGCGGTGCGGGATCCCGCTGACGGTCGCGGCCGAGGTGGAGGACGCCGGGTCGACGGCGGTCATGGTGGAGGCGCTGCAGGCGGTCGCCTTCATCTCGGACGCGCGGCCGCGCCGGCCGACCGAGGACCTGGTCGCCATCAGAATCGTCAACCCGGTCCCGCGGGTCGGCGTCCGCGCGGTCTGGCGCCCGGACTCGCAGCCGGCCGTCGGCGCGTTCCTCACCAGCCTGGAGGCGGCGGCCCCGTTCCCGTCGCAGCTCGGGGAACGGACGGTCCGCGTCCCGGCCCAGGGCGGCGAGGTCGAGCGGGGCGCCGCCGGGCCTGGGGACGAGGACCGGGACGCGTAACGCCCGCGTATACCACCGGCGGGGCAGCGCCGCCCGACGCCGGTGTGACGCGCCGACGGACGAAAGGTAAACAAACCGAATTCGGATGTGCGATCGTCCCATCATGAAATCGCGATTGTAGACACGTACCCGCGCTGGGAGCATTTCCCCGGAGTCGACAGGCCAAGGTCGGCTGGCACCGGATCTAGAGAAATGTGAACAGTATGCGGTTAACCGTTTTGGGTTGTCGTCAGGGAATGCCCGCGGACGGCCAGGCCAGCTCTAGCTACATGGTCTCGACGGGGTCGGCCCGAGTTCTGCTCGACTGTGGTCCGGGGGCGGCCACGGCACTCAGCTCCATCGCGCACCCGAGTGATCTCGACGCCATAATAATCAGTCACCTGCACGCGGACCACTGCTATGACCTGCTGACCCTCGGCAAGACACTGCTGTCCGGCCGGCTCCGTGACCCGGAGCGTTTCCCGACCCTGCGGGACGCGGCACGGATGGAGTGGCCTCCGGTTCCTCTGTACGTCCCGAAGGGGGGCCGCGCGAGACTTGAAATCCTCGCCTCGGCCTTTCCTGTTCCGTCGTTCCCGATGTTGGATCGTTCGTTCGACGTCGCGTTCGAGCTTCATGAGTACGAGCCTGCGGACGTTTTCACCGTCGGTGACTGCAAGATGACCATGCACCAGACGAAGCACTCGCTGCCGAACTGCGGGACGCGTATCGAGAGCCCCGAAGGGTCGTTTGCCTTCACAGGGGACACGACGTACACCCCCGACCTCGTTCCGCTCGCCCAGGACGTCGACCTGTTCCTCACCGAGGCGACCCTCGAGGAGCCCGACACGACCTCGCACGGCCACCTCTGCGCGGCCGAGGCGGGCGAGGTCGCCGCCGCGGCCGACGTGGCGCAGCTCGTCCTGACCCATTTCATCACCGCCGACGAGACCTGGCTGAAGGCGCGCAAGGCCGACGCCGAGCGCTCCTACGGGGGCCCGGTGCACCTCGCCGCCCCCGGCCGATCCTTCGACATACGTCCCGCGGGAGGGACCCGTTGATGCACCGAGAGCGTCTGACTCGCCGTTTCGGGCGGGCACGGACCGCCACCGTCGCCCTGGTGGCCGCGTCCTCGCTGGCCGCCCTGGCCGCCTGTGGCGGCTCGACCACCGGCTCGACGACCGCGTCGTCCTCGACCGGCGCGGCGGCGACGAGCACGGCCGACCCGAAGGTCACGATCAGCTTCCTGTCCTACAACTACGGGACGCCGGACATCGGCGGCCAGGGCACCCAGGCCCTGATCGACGCGTTCGAGAAGGCGCACCCGAACATCACCATCAAGCCGCAGGGCGTCGCGGTCGCCGACGTGCTGACCCACCTGCAGACCGACACCGCGGCCGGCACGCCGCCGGACGTGGCCCAGATCGGCTGGAGCAAGATGGCGGCCGCCTACCAGCTGCTGCCGATCGTGCCGGTCCAGGACATCCCGACCAAGGCCGACTGGGACACCA is a genomic window of Pseudofrankia inefficax containing:
- a CDS encoding MBL fold metallo-hydrolase; this encodes MRLTVLGCRQGMPADGQASSSYMVSTGSARVLLDCGPGAATALSSIAHPSDLDAIIISHLHADHCYDLLTLGKTLLSGRLRDPERFPTLRDAARMEWPPVPLYVPKGGRARLEILASAFPVPSFPMLDRSFDVAFELHEYEPADVFTVGDCKMTMHQTKHSLPNCGTRIESPEGSFAFTGDTTYTPDLVPLAQDVDLFLTEATLEEPDTTSHGHLCAAEAGEVAAAADVAQLVLTHFITADETWLKARKADAERSYGGPVHLAAPGRSFDIRPAGGTR
- a CDS encoding cytochrome P450, giving the protein MSTAPEVVFDAFHPVHRSNPYPRYAAVREFAALYPIRPDILMATRYEECSAVFTDALWGHGYEDGINPFRPGVAPDDVPGSMVRMDPPTHTRVRGLVKRAFVPRTTEGLRGRIEGLVGTLLDAAIEAGEVDLMEAFARPLPLTIIGDLLGIPPADYPEVQKWSLEIVRGTDPDILQSPECLARRSEAMLEFEAYFAGLLALRRADPREDMLTGMAAAEDRGELTGREALGLASGLLIGGYETVSDVIGKGVVALLRNPDQIALWLADPELAGPAVDELLRYEPPVQFTHRVALAEREVAGHTFARGEGIVILTAAANRDPAVYTDPERLDITRFAGRSPAPRHLSFSEGLHYCLGAHLGRLETQLAVDTLLRRSPALRLAGEPVWRDTVAIHGLDTLPVRLRN
- a CDS encoding amidohydrolase family protein, which codes for MPVIDAWLQHPTLRHANHEMFEPLRRWTGREAPIEAPPVEATLAELRAADVEIGLTTAWYGPQGPLISNDEVAGFVAQSGGRLRGVAGVDLTRPVEAVRELRRAVRELGFVALRVLPWLWQLPPTDRLYYPLYAACVDLGVPFCTQVGHTGPLRPSETGRPIPYIDQVALDFPELTIVCGHIGYPWTTEMIAVADKHAGVYIDTSAYTTRRYPAELVDYLRGRGRHKVLFGSNYPMITPARALEHLADLGLDEQARELFLAGNARRVFSL
- a CDS encoding MFS transporter, producing the protein MSATASEIQSPSTAPAHIQLPGRAFLPVVLAGTGMVVLDIFIVNAAIPAIERDFHAGPNSLEWLVTAYNLAFAAAMILGGRLGDCFGRRRVFAAGLALFTGMSVLCGVADGTAALIAARAGQGLAAAALVPQVSAILNLAYDGPARARAYTCYALTLGGAAVAGQIVGGGLIAADVAGLGWRACFLVNVPIGVAALALTRRHVPAGRPTGVRPRLDLVGAALVTAALVAVVLPLVEGPGAGWPWWSWGCLVVAAVLFAVLVAAQRRIAARGGSPILPPALFTGRTFVVGLVNVVVFNASVASWFFVLALYLQDGRHLSPLRAGLVFSALGGGFLVTSLAGGRVVARLGRQGLALGSGLRVLGLLALWGVVRAHGTGGGLLWVTLPLAVEGAGQGLVTGPLISRVLLGVRPAVAGAGSGVLASAQQVGNSIGVAVIGAVFFAARHAGGSIADAFGAGLLLLAALSLVVAALVQLLPNTPARGG
- a CDS encoding LysR family transcriptional regulator encodes the protein METKLELRHLVYFLAVADERHFGRAAAKLFIGQPTLSQQLQRLERQLGVELFARTSHDVRLTPAGHAFRAEAEQVLEHARRAVETAREAASGRVGKITIGFNFAAGQQVLRPTLRRLSRDYPGLSTTLWEGLSGPQLSAVSEGRIDVALVYSSLPPKPLLTRRVSTASLSAMVTRHHPWAGREEVAFRELADQPIVLPRRERSPAMYDAVFAAAERCGIPLTVAAEVEDAGSTAVMVEALQAVAFISDARPRRPTEDLVAIRIVNPVPRVGVRAVWRPDSQPAVGAFLTSLEAAAPFPSQLGERTVRVPAQGGEVERGAAGPGDEDRDA